A single Saccharomyces paradoxus chromosome II, complete sequence DNA region contains:
- the SMY2 gene encoding Smy2p (GYF domain protein~similar to YBR172C), whose translation MIAPDSQRLFGSFNEQFKDLKLDSMDTEKNSTNRTSTGVDSSQPGVNNNTNGAVAAGMNTAPGSTFRSNTPLLGGRHPLSRTSSLIDSIGIQRAASPFTSVKEPFIPQSSGVMGSSFWHGDHPESRVSTPVQQHPLLQRNDSSSSFSYAANLGMNLSTHSLAVDITPLGTPTAAQSHVNLFPSSDIPPTASISGITQLSTPVSVESSWRYIDTQGQIHGPFTTQLMSQWYIGGYFASTLQISRLGNTPETLGINDIFITLGELMTKLQKYDTDPFTTFDKMHVQPSNTDSINLALAPYTSDTATITTDAIKAAENDIFKPLTHENIWDMDGGTIPKGVDIKLGSVTAIGQKNETFKPDKSTSIPEKGKKEKSESVAKALEEQEKRSEELKRKEETRLLKKQKQKEDELLKRQKEQKELLKKQKEKEALEAKKQKKSEKTERDTQTHTEDFKTSKDLSSLNSSSAKSIPWSSKVIVNTAVDTSIKNDVTSTEKNKGEILGLQQRNSKEEKQKQELKSVLNWANKSNPLPDQTIDIKSQFQKNPKDVKESPSLKELKDPNFIEEQKKLWEKVQSSSRQIKSTTWTTVTSKAKTPIGTVVSPYSKANTGSNSSTTMTTTITSTTTTFASMNNVSPRQEFIKWCKSQMKLNSGITNNNVLELLLSLPTGPESKELIQETIYANSDVMDGRRFATEFIKRRAECEKQGGDPLSWNEALALSGNDDDDWEFQVVSKKKGRKH comes from the coding sequence ATGATAGCACCAGACTCACAAAGATTATTTGGTTCCTTTAATGAACAGTTTAAGGACCTAAAACTCGATTCTATGGATACAGAAAAGAACAGCACTAACAGAACTTCCACCGGCGTGGACTCCTCCCAACCCGGTGTTAATAACAATACAAATGGTGCTGTTGCTGCGGGCATGAATACTGCTCCTGGATCTACGTTTAGGTCGAATACACCTCTTTTAGGAGGTCGACATCCACTTAGTAGGACTTCTTCCTTGATTGATTCTATTGGTATACAGCGTGCGGCGTCACCCTTCACTTCCGTCAAAGAACCCTTCATTCCTCAAAGCTCAGGAGTAATGGGTTCCTCATTCTGGCACGGCGACCATCCTGAATCGCGGGTTAGTACACCTGTTCAGCAGCATCCACTATTGCAGAGAAACGACTCTTCCTCGTCCTTTAGTTATGCTGCTAATCTTGGAATGAATCTGAGTACACATTCATTGGCTGTTGATATTACTCCATTGGGAACACCAACTGCTGCTCAATCTCATGTCAACTTATTCCCGTCATCTGATATTCCTCCAACCGCGAGCATTAGTGGAATCACACAGCTGTCCACACCAGTTTCAGTTGAATCCAGCTGGAGATACATAGACACTCAGGGACAGATACATGGTCCGTTCACCACCCAGTTGATGTCGCAATGGTACATAGGTGGTTATTTTGCTTCAActcttcaaatttcaagatTGGGCAACACTCCGGAAACGCTAGGAATAAACGATATTTTCATCACCCTTGGCGAATTAATGACAAAGCTCCAAAAGTATGACACGGATCCATTCACTACTTTCGACAAAATGCACGTTCAACCAAGCAATACTGACTCTATCAACCTAGCCTTAGCCCCATACACAAGCGATACTGCCACAATTACCACTGACGCTATTAAAGCTGCCGAAAACGATATTTTCAAGCCATTGACACATGAGAATATCTGGGATATGGATGGAGGTACTATCCCCAAGGGAGTTGACATTAAATTAGGCTCAGTTACCGCCATTggtcaaaaaaatgaaacgTTCAAACCAGACAAGTCTACTTCTATTCCGGAGAAAggtaaaaaggaaaaatctGAGTCCGTAGCAAAAGCATtggaagaacaagaaaaacgGAGCGAAGAACTTAAAAGGAAGGAAGAAACTCGCTTATTAAAAAAACAGaagcaaaaagaagatgagttattgaaaagacaaaaggaacaaaaggaattattgaaaaaacagaaagaaaaagaagcattGGAAgcaaaaaagcaaaaaaaatctgaaaAGACCGAAAGAGACACGCAAACACATACAGAAGACTTCAAGACATCAAAGGATTTGTCTTCATTGAATTCCTCGAGCGCAAAGTCAATACCATGGTCTTCCAAGGTCATAGTTAATACTGCCGTCGACACCTCAATCAAAAATGACGTAACTAGCactgaaaagaataagGGAGAAATCTTAGGTCTACAGCAGAGGAAtagcaaagaagaaaagcaaaagcAGGAACTGAAGTCCGTGCTTAACTGGGCTAACAAGTCCAACCCACTACCAGATCAAACTATTGATATCAAATCtcagtttcaaaaaaaccCAAAGGATGTGAAAGAGTCACCTTCATTGAAGGAGTTGAAGGACCCCAATTTTATAGAAGAGCAGAAGAAATTATGGGAAAAGGTTCAGAGCTCTTCCAGACAAATAAAGTCCACAACTTGGACTACGGTGACTTCTAAAGCGAAAACGCCTATTGGCACCGTTGTGTCTCCATATTCAAAAGCCAATACTGGTTCAAACTCTTCAACAACGATGACAACTACTATAACTTCTACTACCACTACATTTGCCAGTATGAATAATGTTTCTCCCCGTCAGGAGTTTATCAAATGGTGTAAATCACAAATGAAATTAAATTCTGGaataacaaataataatgtcTTAGAACTATTATTGAGTTTACCTACGGGACCAGAATCCAAAGAGTTGATTCAAGAAACAATTTACGCAAATAGTGACGTTATGGATGGTAGGAGATTTGCTACTGAATTTATCAAGAGACGTGCTGAATGCGAAAAACAAGGTGGTGATCCGTTAAGTTGGAATGAAGCGTTAGCTCTTTCAGGcaacgatgatgacgactGGGAATTTCAAGTAGTTAGCAAGAAGAAGGGTAGGAAAcactga
- the UMP1 gene encoding Ump1p (Chaperone required for correct maturation of the 20S proteasome~similar to YBR173C) — protein MNIVPQGNFKSQVSTDQDGSVLSSAVPSLPDALRQQEGGAVPLSTQLNDRHPLELTLKHWETTQRQRQMEQYRQIFGIAEPMKRTMEMEIVNRTDFNPLSTSGSIHRDILLNKECSMDWEDVYPGTGLQASTMVGDDVHSKIEKQLGI, from the coding sequence ATGAATATCGTACCACAAGGTAACTTTAAATCTCAAGTCTCCACGGATCAAGACGGAAGTGTTCTTTCTTCTGCGGTGCCCTCCTTGCCAGACGCATTACGCCAGCAAGAAGGCGGTGCAGTACCTCTTTCCACACAATTGAATGACAGACACCCATTAGAGTTGACATTGAAGCACTGGGAAACCACACAGCGCCAAAGACAAATGGAACAGTATCGACAAATATTTGGCATTGCCGAACCCATGAAAAGGACAATGGAAATGGAAATTGTTAATCGTACCGACTTCAACCCTCTTTCAACAAGCGGTAGCATACACCGTGATATACTACTGAACAAAGAGTGCAGCATGGATTGGGAGGACGTCTACCCTGGCACCGGCCTACAAGCCAGCACTATGGTGGGCGATGACGTTCACAGCAAAATCGAAAAGCAATTGGGCATTTAA
- the SWD3 gene encoding Swd3p (Essential subunit of the COMPASS (Set1C) complex~similar to YBR175W), with protein MFQFVASVATQDGLKATCAKISPDGQFLAITQGLNILIYDANKQAVSQTLVTSHARPFSELCWSPDGQCLATASDDFSVEIIHLSYGLLHTFVGHTAPVISLTFNRKGNLLFTSSMDESIKIWDTLNGSLMKTISAHSEAVVSVDVPMNDSSILSSGSYDGLIRIFDAETGHCLKTLTYDKDWKRENGVVPISQVKFSENARYLLVKSLDGVVKIWDCIGGCVVRTFQVQPLEKGVLHHSCGMDFLNPEDGSAPLVISGYENGDIYCWNSDTKSLLQLLDGSSYHHSSPVMSIHCFGNTMCSLALNGDCCLWRWVEE; from the coding sequence ATGTTCCAGTTTGTTGCTTCTGTGGCAACGCAGGATGGATTGAAAGCTACCTGTGCAAAAATTTCCCCTGATGGGCAGTTTCTTGCCATAACGCAGGGACTTAACATCCTGATATACGACGCCAACAAACAAGCCGTATCACAAACACTAGTCACATCACATGCCAGGCCGTTCTCAGAGTTATGCTGGTCTCCTGATGGACAATGCTTGGCTACTGCATCGGATGATTTTTCTGTGGAGATAATCCATCTATCTTATGGGCTGCTGCACACTTTTGTCGGGCATACGGCGCCTGTGATATCTCTTACATTCAATAGAAAGGGAAACTTGCTATTTACGTCCTCAATGGACGAAAGTATCAAGATATGGGACACACTGAACGGGTCTTTgatgaaaacaatatctGCACACTCAGAAGCAGTTGTGTCGGTGGATGTACCCATGAATGATTCTTCCATTTTGAGTTCAGGTTCGTATGACGGGCTCATACGGATCTTTGACGCTGAGACAGGCCACTGTTTGAAAACGTTGACTTATGACAAGGATTGGAAAAGAGAGAACGGTGTAGTGCCTATCTCTCAAGttaaattttcagaaaacGCAAGGTATCTCTTGGTGAAATCACTGGATGGCGTGGTGAAAATATGGGATTGCATCGGGGGTTGCGTAGTTCGTACTTTCCAGGTCCAGCCCCTCGAAAAGGGTGTGCTGCATCATTCCTGCGGTATGGATTTCTTAAATCCCGAAGATGGATCCGCTCCTCTGGTGATCAGCGGTTATGAAAACGGCGATATATATTGTTGGAATTCGGATACTAAAAGCCTCTTACAATTGCTTGACGGTTCTTCGTATCATCACAGCAGCCCTGTGATGAGCATACACTGCTTCGGTAATACAATGTGCTCCCTTGCATTGAATGGAGATTGCTGTTTATGGAGATGGGTTGAAGAATGA
- the ECM31 gene encoding 3-methyl-2-oxobutanoate hydroxymethyltransferase (Ketopantoate hydroxymethyltransferase~similar to YBR176W), translating into MNIMKRQLCSFPNRFFSTAKNVIKYNTIQDIRNKYITGTPLSMCTAYDFITATWVNRANCDLLLIGDSLAMTSLGYDSTITLSLNEFKYHVASVCRAEGSSMVVVDMPFGTFESGISDGLKNAIDIMKLHSKVTSVKVEVGSYTKDKYTMKFIEELCSRGIPVMAHIGLTPQKVHSLGGYKVQGNKSLSQMQELYETAMHLQKIGCWSILIECVPHKMAQFITSKLSVPTIGIGAGNGTSGQVLVISDLLGMQGDSVPKFVKQTVNMSDIATQGLKEYIANVEDGTFPERGTHTFKVKEELWNEFLSSINEK; encoded by the coding sequence ATgaatataatgaaaagacAGTTATGTTCTTTCCCCAACcgatttttttccacagCAAAGAACGTCATCAAATACAACACGATTCAGGATATCAGGAACAAATACATTACTGGTACGCCTTTGTCCATGTGCACTGCATATGACTTCATTACTGCTACGTGGGTTAACAGGGCCAATTGTGATTTACTCTTAATCGGAGATTCTTTGGCGATGACTTCATTGGGGTATGATAGCACAATTACGCTTTCATTGAATGAATTCAAATACCATGTCGCCTCTGTGTGCAGAGCCGAAGGTTCTTCCATGGTGGTGGTAGACATGCCATTCGGTACGTTTGAGTCAGGCATATCTGATGGCTTAAAAAATGCCATAGATATCATGAAATTGCACAGCAAAGTCACCTCTGTCAAAGTAGAAGTTGGTTCGTACACCAAAGACAAATATACGatgaaatttattgaagagTTGTGCTCCAGGGGTATCCCTGTTATGGCTCATATAGGATTAACGCCGCAAAAAGTTCATTCGCTTGGAGGCTATAAAGTGCAAGGTAACAAAAGTCTGTCACAAATGCAGGAGTTGTACGAAACAGCCATGCATCTACAAAAAATTGGCTGCTGGTCTATTCTCATTGAATGTGTCCCTCATAAAATGGCTCAATTCATAACATCCAAACTTTCCGTACCAACAATAGGTATCGGCGCAGGTAATGGTACTAGCGGACAAGTTTTGGTTATATCTGACCTTCTTGGGATGCAAGGTGATTCTGTCCCAAAATTTGTCAAGCAAACTGTAAATATGTCAGATATTGCGACTCAGGGCCTAAAGGAGTACATAGCAAATGTAGAGGATGGAACATTTCCCGAAAGAGGTACTCATACTTTCAAAGTTAAAGAGGAACTTTGGAATGAATTTCTCTCTTcaattaatgaaaaataa
- the EHT1 gene encoding medium-chain fatty acid ethyl ester synthase/esterase (Acyl-coenzymeA:ethanol O-acyltransferase~similar to YBR177C), with protein MSEVSKWPAINPFHWGYNGTVSHVVGENGSIKLNLKDNKEQVEFDEFVNKYVPTLKNGAQFKLSPYLFTGILQTLYLNAADFSKKFPVFYGREIVKFSDNGVCTADWLMDSWKKDYKLDQSTMGFDKKKFGEDEKETHPEGWPRLQPRTRYLKDNELENVREVDLPLVVILHGLAGGSHEPIIRSLAENLSRSGRFQVVVLNTRGCARSKITTRNLFTAYHTMDIREFLQREKERYPNRKLYAVGCSFGATMLGNYLGEEGDKSPLSAAATLCNPWDLLLSALRMTEDWWSKTLFSKNIAQFLTRTVQVNMGELGVPNGSRPDHPPTVKNPSYYMFTPENLIKAKSFKSSLEFDELYTAPALGFPNAMEYYKAASSISRVDTIRVPTLVINSRDDPVVGPDQPYSIVEKNPRVLYCRTDLGGHLAYLDKDNNSWATKAIAEFFTKFDELVV; from the coding sequence ATGTCAGAAGTTTCGAAATGGCCAGCTATCAACCCGTTCCATTGGGGATACAATGGTACTGTTTCACATGTCGTCGGTGAAAATGGTTCCATCAAACTAAATTTAAAAGACAACAAGGAACAGGTTGAATTTGACGAGTTCGTTAACAAATATGTCCCAACGTTGAAGAATGGTGCTCAATTTAAATTGAGTCCTTACTTGTTCACAGGTATTTTGCAAACCCTGTACTTAAATGCTGCTGATTTCTCTAAGAAATTTCCTGTATTCTACGGCAGAGAAATTGTCAAATTCTCGGATAATGGAGTTTGTACCGCTGACTGGCTCATGGATTCCTGGAAGAAGGATTACAAACTCGATCAAAGTACTATGGGTTTcgataagaaaaaatttggtgAAGACGAGAAGGAGACGCATCCAGAAGGGTGGCCTCGTTTACAACCACGTACAAGGTATCTGAAGGATaatgaattggaaaatgtaAGGGAGGTTGATCTGCCCTTAGTAGTTATCCTACATGGTCTTGCTGGTGGTAGTCATGAGCCTATCATAAGATCTCTTGCTGAAAACCTCTCTCGGAGTGGGAGATTTCAAGTGGTGGTACTAAATACTAGAGGCTGTGCACGTTCTAAAATTACAACCAGAAATTTATTTACGGCTTACCACACAATGGATATTCGTGAATTTTTgcaaagagaaaaggagAGATATCCAAATAGAAAATTATACGCTGTGGGATGCTCCTTCGGTGCTACGATGTTGGGAAACTATCTGGGAGAAGAAGGCGATAAATCTCCTTTATCTGCAGCTGCTACCCTGTGCAACCCTTGGGATCTTCTCCTTTCGGCACTTAGAATGACCGAGGATTGGTGGTCAAAGActttattttccaaaaatattgcCCAATTCTTAACAAGAACTGTTCAAGTTAATATGGGTGAACTAGGAGTTCCAAATGGCTCCCGTCCTGACCATCCTCCCACAGTCAAGAATCCATCTTACTATATGTTCACACCTGAAAATCTAATAAAGGCAAAAAGCTTTAAATCGAGTCTggaatttgatgaattgTACACTGCGCCTGCTTTAGGCTTCCCAAATGCTATGGAATATTATAAAGCGGCCAGCTCAATAAGCAGAGTTGATACAATTCGGGTTCCTACTCTAGTTATCAATTCAAGGGATGATCCTGTTGTCGGCCCGGATCAACCTTACTCAATcgtggaaaaaaatcctcGTGTTTTGTATTGTAGAACCGACTTAGGAGGTCATTTAGCTTACCTAGATAAAGACAATAATTCGTGGGCTACCAAGGCGATTGCAGAATTCTTTACTAAGTTTGATGAATTAGTTGTATGA
- the FZO1 gene encoding mitofusin (Mitofusin~similar to YBR179C), with translation MSEGKQQFKGSNKQHKSSTDQDDDAATMVPQTLTYSRNEGQFLNNNLCGPTDDHTTLFDGEEGHREDDLLPSLRTSSSKAHLISSQLSQWNYNNNRVLLKRSILKTQAFMDQLQEENNIRPIFIAANDEREKLHVLQLNIKLDGHYSTKEKNSFNIEKKALSKLFQSQIESVTNHLNALKKRVDDVSSKVFITGDVNTGKSALCNSLLKQRLLPEDQLPCTNVFSEILEARENDGIEEVHAIPLNIAPTLKEAIDMYSIQNPKTYEIHTLKELPNLVPQNEKYALLKIYIKDDKRPASTSLLRNGTVDISLIDSPGLNMDSLQTAEVMSRQEEIDLVIFVVNAENQLTLSAKEFISLASREKKLMFFVVKKFDKIRDKQRCKELILKQIRDLSPETHKRAADFVHFVSKNGDEMPHYNNGNDNEDHGDGKPDDDPYSNSDPDPDFDSLEDSLRNFVLKKRSLSKLLPAKTYLSKLLSDITMISKSNMKMYSEEEIKIDEQLETLRPEILTARTKCNDLTTSVDQMAEGTITMTYNNTKEALLNALDVPLHEYPKYQGLAQIYDFIFSTEAFIANQIDESISLSESFAKQKTDALVKKIYEIGKNELGDDFMCERVFKSELMFRKRKHLIGKRLRVSLSITDLFAPSWKGFLSYLSWQKPVTAQLPDIEGQTNEDRNSIMKSLGLKNYPLTQYWSRPSLLFTSKIPTLTLYFLGSTKVVGNIILNGIKLSSWSSLKKLSVPVAVVGSLLGLTYLIHDLPRALPMNLSSKYKRKLQELDYIHLNAQRTSNEVRDVLRVPTREILRSCEIIMDKKQVTKKELESKKENNSLSIKFFESLYEGTMAQKLMVEEINLDID, from the coding sequence ATGTCGGAGGGAAAACAACAATTCAAAGGCAGCAATAAACAGCACAAGAGCTCCACAGATCAGGACGATGATGCAGCCACAATGGTACCACAAACTCTTACATACTCACGCAACGAAGGTCAGTTCTTAAATAATAATCTTTGTGGGCCAACTGATGACCATACCACATTGTTTGATGGTGAAGAAGGTCATAGGGAAGATGATTTGCTGCCCTCATTACGTACTTCCAGCTCCAAGGCtcatttaatttcttcacaACTTAGCCAGTGGAATTATAACAACAATAGGgtacttttgaaaaggtcAATATTAAAGACACAAGCTTTTATGGATCAGcttcaagaagaaaataatattcgCCCGATCTTTATTGCTGCAAATGATGAGCGGGAAAAATTACATGTCCTACAATTGAATATCAAGCTAGATGGACATTATAGtaccaaagaaaagaatagtTTCAATATTGAGAAGAAAGCTCTatcaaaattatttcaATCTCAAATCGAATCAGTCACAAATCATTTAAATgcgttgaaaaaaagagtagATGATGTTTCTTCTAAAGTATTCATCACAGGTGACGTCAATACTGGTAAATCAGCTCTTTGCAACTCTCTATTGAAGCAGCGTTTACTACCCGAGGATCAACTACCATGTACCAATGTATTTTCTGAGATATTAGAGGCCCGGGAAAATGACGGCATTGAGGAAGTGCATGCTATACCATTAAATATTGCTCCCACTCTTAAGGAAGCCATTGATATGTACTCAATACAAAATCCAAAAACTTACGAAATCCACACCTTGAAAGAACTCCCCAATTTGGTTCCCCAAAACGAAAAATATGCGTTATTGAAGATTTACATAAAGGACGATAAAAGGCCTGCTTCCACTAGTTTACTGAGAAATGGGACTGTTGATATCTCATTGATTGACTCGCCTGGGTTGAACATGGATTCGTTACAAACCGCCGAAGTAATGTCCCggcaagaagaaatcgacttggttatttttgttgtaaACGCAGAAAACCAGCTCACGCTATCCGCAAAAGAGTTTATTTCTCTGGCTTCTCGtgagaagaaattgatgttttttgttgttaaaaaatttgacaaaATCAGAGACAAGCAACGTTGTAAGGAGTTAATTTTAAAGCAAATCCGTGACCTATCCCCAGAAACACATAAACGTGCAGCTGATTTTGTCCATTTTGTTTCTAAAAATGGAGATGAAATGCCACATTATAATAATGGAAATGACAATGAAGATCATGGTGACGGAAAACCTGACGACGATCCATATTCTAACAGCGATCCAGATCCGGACTTTGACAGTCTAGAAGATTCATTACgcaattttgttttgaagaaaagatcacTTTCCAAATTGTTACCTGCTAAGACTTATTTATCGAAATTATTAAGCGATATAACAATGATTTCCAAGTCCAACATGAAAATGTAtagtgaagaagaaataaaaatcgACGAACAACTGGAAACATTAAGACCTGAAATACTAACCGCCAGAACAAAGTGTAATGATTTAACAACTTCTGTTGATCAAATGGCCGAGGGAACAATTACAATGACCTATAACAATACTAAAGAAGCGCTTCTCAATGCGTTAGATGTCCCACTGCACGAATATCCGAAATACCAGGGTCTCGCACAAATTTATGACTTCATATTTTCAACAGAGGCGTTCATAGCAAACCAGATTGATGAATCAATAAGTTTAAGTGAATCGTTTGCCAAGCAAAAGACAGATGCACTAGTAAAAAAGATTTATGAAATCGGAAAAAATGAACTTGGTGATGATTTCATGTGTGAACgtgttttcaaaagtgaATTAATgtttagaaaaagaaagcatttAATAGGAAAAAGGCTAAGAGTATCTTTGTCAATAACTGATTTGTTTGCTCCAAGTTGGAAGGGATTTTTGTCCTATTTAAGCTGGCAAAAACCTGTCACAGCACAGCTACCAGATATAGAAGGACAAACGAACGAGGATCGGAATAGCATAATGAAGTCTTTGggcttgaaaaattatccTTTGACACAATACTGGTCAAGGCCATCATTACTCTTCACGTCAAAAATTCCTACCCTAACACTATACTTCCTTGGGAGTACAAAAGTCGTAGGTAACATTATATTAAACGGTATAAAATTGTCATCGTGGAGCTCACTCAAGAAGTTGTCAGTTCCGGTTGCAGTAGTAGGCTCCTTATTGGGACTTACCTATTTAATTCATGACCTTCCTCGTGCCTTACCAATGAATCTTTCCAGtaaatacaaaagaaagctgCAGGAACTAGACTACATTCATCTTAACGCTCAGAGAACCTCAAATGAAGTACGTGATGTTTTACGTGTACCCACGCGTGAAATTCTAAGGTCGTGTGAAATAATTATGGATAAGAAACAGGTCACTAAGAAAGAATTggaaagcaaaaaagaaaataactCGCTATCGATCAAATTCTTCGAATCATTATACGAAGGAACCATGGCTCAAAAATTAATGGTGGAGGAAATAAATCTAGATATCGATTAG
- the DTR1 gene encoding Dtr1p (dityrosine transporter of the major facilitator superfamily~similar to YBR180W), protein MESKSFQKRNLDLQINSQDSGTSRSTFHSLQDLGDDVINESWDRVNQKKIDIDNRVFHEHPDSSPSLSAQKANTKEEEVAIKSSNSQSRDPSPGSQANIPYTYFTKDRRLVIFGIIIFIGFLGPMSGNIYIPALPLLQREYNVSATTINATVSVFMAVFSVGPLFWGALADFGGRKFLYMVSLSLMLIVNILLAAVPVNIAALFVLRIFQAFASSSVISLGAGTVTDVVPPKHRGKAIAYFMMGPNMGPIIAPIVAGLILMKGNYWRWLFGFTSIMAGIALILVTALLPETLRCIVGNGDPKWGEKKDESENNGLSSFKSNETSYWRLFPDMGIRKPVTDDAFFQQKFPKPPKAGLTLYWKMIKCPPIIITSVSTALLFSSYYAFSVTFSYYLENDYNFTMLEIGAAYVCPGVAMLLGSQSGGHLSDYLRLRWIKNHPEKKFPAEFRLLLNLIGILLTICGTVGYGWAIFFHYHFVVLLVFSALTAFGMTWCSNTSMTYLTELFPKRAAGTVAVSSFFRNVGAAISSAIILQLCNAMGIGWCFTGLGICSLVSLIGILYLLIFQRKYTAKEF, encoded by the coding sequence ATGGAAAGCAAATCgtttcaaaagagaaatttgGACCTGCAAATAAATTCACAAGATAGCGGAACTAGCCGCTCGACATTTCATTCGCTACAAGATTTAGGAGATGATGTAATCAATGAAAGCTGGGATCGTGtaaatcaaaagaagattgaTATAGATAATCGTGTGTTTCATGAACATCCTGATTCTTCCCCGTCATTATCGGCCCAAAAAGCAAATACAAAAGAGGAGGAAGTAGCTATAAAGTCATCAAACTCCCAGTCAAGAGACCCTTCTCCAGGTTCTCAAGCAAACATTCCATACACGTATTTTACCAAGGATCGAAGACTAGTTATATTTGgaattatcatttttatagGATTCTTGGGCCCAATGTCaggaaatatatatataccaGCATTACCGCTGCTACAAAGGGAATATAATGTAAGCGCAACAACCATAAACGCTACAGTTTCTGTATTTATGGCCGTTTTTTCCGTTGGTCCACTCTTTTGGGGCGCACTTGCCGATTTTGGTGGGAGAAAATTTCTATATATGGTGTCGTTGTCACTAATGTTAATTGTTAATATACTGCTGGCTGCAGTGCCGGTGAATATTGCGGCGCTTTTTGTTTTAAGAATTTTCCAAGCTTTCGCTTCCAGCTCTGTGATTTCTTTGGGGGCTGGCACTGTAACAGACGTTGTTCCTCCAAAACACAGGGGAAAGGCAATAGCATATTTCATGATGGGTCCAAACATGGGCCCTATTATAGCACCCATTGTTGCTGGGCTAATTTTAATGAAAGGGAATTACTGGAGATGGCTTTTTGGTTTCACTTCTATTATGGCGGGAATAGCATTGATATTGGTCACTGCCTTACTTCCAGAAACATTGCGTTGTATAGTTGGCAATGGAGATCCTAAATGgggtgaaaaaaaggatgaatCTGAAAATAATGGACTttcatctttcaaaagtaaTGAAACATCGTATTGGCGTCTGTTCCCGGACATGGGTATTCGTAAACCAGTCACTGATGACGCTTTTTTCCAACAGAAATTTCCGAAACCACCTAAAGCAGGTTTGACACTATATTGGAAAATGATTAAATGTCCTCCAATAATAATTACATCCGTCAGTACTGCACTCCTGTTTTCTAGTTACTACGCCTTCAGTGTCAcgttttcttattatctTGAAAATGACTACAACTTTACTATGTTGGAGATTGGCGCTGCTTATGTCTGCCCTGGCGTAGCCATGTTACTGGGATCTCAATCTGGTGGTCATCTTTCAGATTATCTTCGTTTGCGCTGGATTAAAAATCACcctgaaaagaaatttcctGCAGAGTTTCGTCTACTACTGAATCTGATTGGAATTTTACTAACAATATGCGGTACAGTTGGATATGGATGGGCGATCTTCTTTCATTACCATTTTGTGGttcttttggttttttcCGCCCTCACCGCTTTTGGTATGACCTGGTGCAGCAATACCTCAATGACATATTTAACTGAGTTATTCCCTAAAAGAGCCGCTGGGACTGTCGCTGTTAGCAGCTTCTTTCGAAATGTCGGCGCTGCCATTAGTTCTGCCATTATTTTACAACTTTGTAACGCAATGGGAATTGGATGGTGTTTTACAGGGTTGGGTATCTGCAGTTTAGTTTCATTGATTGGTATATTATATCTActcattttccaaagaaaatatactgCAAAAGAATTTTAA